Part of the Serinus canaria isolate serCan28SL12 chromosome 1, serCan2020, whole genome shotgun sequence genome is shown below.
cTATAGATTCTTTTGCAAGTTTGTAAAATCTGTAATTGTTTTTCTATTATTcagagacagggagaaaaagcTGGCCTCGTTACAGCCAGGCAGAGTGGAAAGCCTATgtttaaaatgaacaaaagttCCATTTTGAACTGCAAAGAACAGATTATATAATTCTAGATGAAAGTATTTGGCTAAGACTTAAATACACTTCAAAGCAAGTTTCTTGAAGTGAGAACAGGCTGTTCTTCATGTGaatcaacctttttttttttcttttctcaaggGAAACCATACAAAAGCATCTGTTAATGAAACACTAAATATTTACAGGTTTTAATCATGTGACCTTATCCACTCGCTGAAGGCAAATGCTGCGCTGCCTAGAGGTACTATACATTCCCTCTGAATCAGAAGCCATAAACATTTGTTTCCATCAGTTCCAAAGGAAAGCCATGACAATTAGCTCAGACCTAGGTAACTGCACAGCAAACACCAGAGCTAAATTACTGATTCCCACATTTACAAACTACTGAATGTTGAGCATTCAACTTAAAACCCAACTGTAATGGGCAGGGAGATAGTCCTGTAATCTCTCGCTGGGAGAGGACTCTGGGTGGCATCAGGTGGCTCTAATAAACACCATAAAGCTCCCTTGGTTTTTCTGCTATACTCAGTCTAAAATGAAGAGTCTAGAATTATTTCTGATCTGCATAtagattgatttttctttccaagatgCTACTAGCACCTCTGACACAGCACTGAGAGACTTCTTCCCTGAgaagtttgaaaaataaagcaataataCCACATAGACACACTAGCTTACCTGAGGTGGAATGATGTTCTCAATACTGATGCCCACGTACACCAATCGCTCTTTTCttgaggagagaaagaaaatgaaaataagctTACAGAAAGTCTGCAGATATCTAAAATAAAGCTATAATTAGCACCATTTGAAGCTCTTACTAGGCAGAAGCATCCCAAGACGATGTTCCAAGTGAAAAGTTATTGAACTTGGGATTATACGCTAATTCTCATCTGATTACATTTTTCTGCATGTATAATGTAAGAGATTTCCAAAGAGTTCTGATAATCAGCAGTACTTGAAGACTGTGGGCAGGCACCACAGAAATTACTGAATTTCTGTACAAAAAGCAAGtaaacaacaaccaaaaaatattaatgCCGTGATGAAGATTATGTTGTCAGATCCATAACTACCAACAATCGTGAAGGCGATGAAAGATAAAATGGGAATTCAGAATCACACTAAACtagaaaaaatatgtaaagatAGGATGCAATCCAAAATGGATAAATGCCAGATATTAGACCCAAGCAGAAGAACCAACTCTAGAAACACCAGGGGACAAATAACTGCCTACAGAGCAATTGTTTGCCAGAGAAGAACAGCCTGAGCAAAGATCAGCACAGTCAAACTGCTGCTCAAAGAACTGTGATGACAGATGAATGTGCAAATAGGACAACAGCTGACGGGACACCTTGAAGGACACCTGCCATGACAGTCAGTCCTGTTCACCTGGCTGGAGCACTTAGAGCCATCTCGACACCACACATTCTCCAAGAAACGTGATCCAGCTGAAGCATTCAGAGCCAGCCAGTGGGAGTTACTGGAAGGCAGCAGACACACCCTATAGAGAAGGGCTGAAAAAATAGGATCAGTGTAGAGAAACACTTGACCAAAGATGGGATATAGAGAAGTACTCGAATACCGGACTATTGTAAGGAGAAGCGGATTGCCCTCCTTGTCAAGAGTATGTTACAGGATTAAATCTACAGAAGCAAAATTCAGTTTAGATTTAGCTTTCTTCAACACAGACATTCTGCATCATATGAATTGCCTCATGGACAACTCTGGCTCCTGAAGGACACAAGTCTTCTCAAAGTCCTGTTTTATCTGTCAGTCTAACACTTCACAAGCAGCACTACATGCTGATCTTCATGGTGCTGAACCAAACTTTCAAAGAACAGTCCCTGAGGAAGAATGGCCAGGTACTAGTGCAGACAAGGGTGGGTAACCAAACTCCGATCACCACAGGTCCCTACTAGcctttttccaggaaaacaagggGTAATTTAAAGACATTTCTTAATGTCTTTAGTTGGTGGCATTTACTGGTATCAGGAAAGACTCTGGATTTTTTAACAGAAGTGTCTCAATCAACCAGAATCTATTCAAGTTACAGTGAGCGCTCATATAAGCATGTCACAATATGCTTGAATTGCAACAGGTCAGATCAAGCATATAACTGCAACAATGTCCACCACATATATTAATTTCAGCTATGTTTACTTCATTGTGTTATGTTTTGCAAATAGAAGTATCTATGTctaaaaattttgtttccaaaaattTCAGAATCTAAGTAAATTTTGAAAGTCCTCTGAGTAGCCTTCTGCACGTTCTAGCACAATACTCTTCAATAAAATGAACAAGCACAGTTCCCAAAGTAATACTTACAAAGAGTAAAAATAGATTTTAGGTTGCATCACAGCTAAAAAGACCACGGACTTCAACAACTTGGTATCATTATGCCTACTGAAATGACTGGCTGTCTATACAAGGAATTGGTTTTGTATCTTAATGTAAATATTCCTACATGACAGATGAAAAGAAATCCTCATCCAACTGGGCATCATTAAATTGGTTGGATGAAGAGGAAGGATGCTGTGCAAAATCACTATGCccttgaaaattaattaaaataacattttaaggCAAGGAATACAATTacagaaataagaaaggaaCTAGAAGTGCAAACATTTTAGTATTCAGCAAGTTTCTTTGATGGTTTACtcaatttctcatttctgtaaTGCAAAGCATCAAGAGGCAGGAGATGAGAAAAATTAATCTGGTTTTTATCATGATTAGCAAAGTCTTCCAGTCCTGCTGTTCTTCTCCCTGGCTTGAGTATACACTGCTTAAGAACTCAGCAAATGGAACAAGACAATCCTGCTGAGGTCAAGGTCTTGAAATACAGAACTGTATCGAATGAATTCTTTACTCCTTGTGTGGCAGACAGCTCAAGACTTTAGCCAAGATCTTAAACATTTGAACCAAGACATCTCCAATGGCAGCAGTAGATAAGCACTGGATGGTTATAATATCTTACTAGGCTAATTCAAGAGAACATTTTATCTCAATTACATGCATGCAAAAATTGCTGCAGGGAAGTCATTAAAGTGTGTATGAAAGCAAGTACTCCACCTGGTTTGGCCTGGGAGAATTAGACAAGTAGTTCCTAGAGAGATTTTCCATCAAGAAGTCTCAGAGTATCTAACATGGATTAAAAGGGAGATCCTAGAAGGTTTAACTCCCTCCAGCTGGTGGTAGGACATGATTATAGAAGTTAGTCTGTACTTGAGAAACCTGAAATTCAGCCAGGTTGTTGTGGTAGCACCTTGAATTCATAAACagaaaaagggggggggaaaggtATAATTTCATCTATGTATTTGTAAGTCAACTGGAAACCTGaaggtttcattttaaaaatcagcaataTAACAGTTTGGGGATGTGCAagcacacagctgtgcagctgaaTCAGCCTCAGTCAGATTCCTGAGAGCTGGAAGGAGCACAACATCACTACTTCAAAATGCACAATAGCAACAGTGATTCAAAGAACCTATTAGGTAGACAGATCCATAATGACACAGTtggatttcttctctttgccAAAAAGACAGACACCAACCATACAGAGTTTTCAGAAATACTGCATTCAAGTATGTCTGTGCCCCAAGCAACCAACCTGCTTTAATTTATACACAGAGCTGTAAAAACAACTTTCATTTCCTCTGGTATTATAATTCTTCAGCCTTTTAACCTTATTATTTGCAACAATACAGCATTAAGTTGGAAGACTTCAATATCCAAGTATTGCATTGTGAAGTCTATTACAACTCAATTTTATGGCATATATTATAAAGCATTAAGTTCATTTGGTATGAGGATCAAATTGTAAAATGTTATTAAACAGCTGTTTCAGACACTGAAAACTACTATGACATCAACTATATGCTCTCCTGTTGCTCTCAGAACATTGTGTTTTTATGCAACACTAGTGATTTCAAGAAAGCAAGACACACTGGCAAAAGCTAGCATTCCATGTAATGTTTGCCAGCAGAACATTTACCAAAGTAGGTCCAAAAATACTGTTCACTAATAAAGAGCACTCCCACCGTAAAGCAAAGCAACAGAGTTCCTGTACGTCCCATACTCCTCCACAGATGGAGGCTGTGTATTTGCTGAGTTCACTCACAAAAATAGCTGATCGTTTCATTCCCACAGCTACAAATTCAGCACAATTTGCAATGGATAATTTCACCACAGTATGATCTAGACACACTCTGAGCAGAAGTAGTAACATCAGGAACAGTTGGTACTTATCTGTCACTATCATTGTTGCTGTTGCAATAACAAACAGATTTGAAGAAAGCTGAAAGCAGACAGATTGTGCTCCCATCTTCCCAGCACTGACTCACTACATCTCATGTAATATTACAGTCCCTGCCACAAATATAAGCCTTCAGAATGACTTTCTTTAAAAGGGCTTCACCCTCTGGTGAAATTTGCCTTTTAAGATAAAATTCGTGCAAAGTTTTGTTTAATAATGCATACAGACCTTATTAAATTCTGCAAAGTACTCAATATATGTCCTAAAAGGTATAAATTATGCAGAATGTGTTTCATGTGCCTCATTTCCAGGTCTGAAAACTGCCAATAGAATTTTACAACTGTTAAAGCTGTTGTTCCGAAATGCAGCCAATACATTTAGCCTTTGGTGAAGGCAGGGGTGGACAGCTGGTCAGAGCAGGGTGAAAATAATGCCAAGGTTGTGGGTTCAATCTCTGCACAGGCAATTCCCTGAAGAGTTGATGATTCTTGtgggccccttccaactcagaatattctgtgactctgtgaaaCCTCACTGACCCACTGCCCTACAGAATTTGCTGCATAGTACTGTACATTAGGCAGAGTTTAACAACTCTCAAATCCCACAATAATCTGGATAACTTCTGGAGCAAAGTCAAGACTTAAACTTGCTTACAGCAGGAATTCTACACGTGACTCACAGTCAGCTGAACCAGTGCTGGAAACCCTTAACTAATGGTACAAGAAAGTCAAATCTGTGTTCAGGCACTTTAACCAAATTTTAGTACAAATGTATTTGCTTATCTTTTCTAGTTATTTCCTCCCTTCTTGCAAActgtcccagcactgagccagcAATAATCGTTGAGAAGTCAAAATTGGTGTTACCAGTTCCCAGTCTCATCACTGCTTTACTCCCCAGTCCCCAGTTATTTTAATGCTTGCTCAATTATTaccatccccagcacagcactgctgtgagtGCATCCAAACAACAGTACCTGCGTTCTGCACGCTCCTTCTTTTTTAAGACAACATCCAGATCTTGTAATTGTTCCTCTAATTTCTCACAGAGTAATTTCtaaaggaaggaaacagagtTTATTTCATAACCAGCAATTTTCACATTGAAGTAACATTCAGACTCCTCATTCACTCAGATTGTATCTGGAAGAAGCCTTGCTACTGGAGGCTCCTCTTCAATGAACAAGGCTTTACAATAAAGCCtgtctttttaaaacatgaagcTACACCATCAAGTCAAGGTTGGATGagactttgagcaacctggtctagtggaaggtgtccctgtccatggcaaaAGAGGTTGAAACTAGATGAGTTCAGTGGGCACtgcagcaaaaagcagaaatacacTTTAGGATAATTTCCTTATTAAATACTCAAGGAGCTGTAAGCAAAAATGACTTTTAATAGACAAATTGTGCCTTAGTCCATGTTAATGCCCTCATTATACTATTTCCAAGGGTGCTCTTCACCCTTTTACAAACTGTCATTTTTCATACTGAGGAATATTTTAATAGCAAAAGAACAAGGATAAGCTATAACTAGAAGTGTAAAGAAAACATTCTTACATATTCAAAATCATCACTACTTAAAAACACTCCTCAGAAGACAActaaaaaccagaacaaaataGAGTCATCTCACATCATGCCCAATGTCTCTAGCTTACTGTCAGGCAACAGCCCTTTTGGCACAGAATTTCTCTAAAACCAATGAAGGGGGTTGGGATTAGGCAGATTATTCTGAAAATGTGTACAAATGGTTTCCCATTAATTTAACAAGAATAGCATCACACACTTTCTGCTTATCCTCCCAAGTACCAACCCTGCTTCTAACCTTGGAGTAAGGGTTCATACTTGTCTATTGCTTGACTAGAACAGCCCTGGCTTTCCAATCAGAGACAAACTATACCCTGAAATTCACCAGTAACAGCAGCTTTCTCTAACCAGCCTCTGAGCAAACTTCTCTGAAGAAGGAATAACACTTCAGAAACAGCTGCTTGCTCTGGCCACTGATCCATCCCTTGTTGcccactgctcctgcttccTGGACAATAacttaaatgtttcttttgggAAATGTAAGACATTATATCTTTAATACTGTACTAGTCTTGTGGTTTAATAAGAGATGGGAGATAATCAGTGTGACTGGAGATTCCTATCTAAAAAGCAGCAACACACAGTCACTCATCACTAGCagaaataagaaagagaaaaccacaTCACAAATTCAGTTTTACTAATGGACGGGAGGGAAGATCAGAAGTCCCATCATTCATCCCAGTCTATTTGTTAACAGACAAAAAAGATTATAGAAAGGACTTGTTAAAGTCCCAGCCAATCTCCACAATCACAAGGGAAGCTGCAAGGAAGAGTGAAGTCACACAGGAACCGTACATGCTGGCAAGGTGGGCAGAACCACTCTCCATCAGGGATGATCATCAGCGGAGGGCGAAGGCAGGCTGTGTGGTAGCCACTGTCACAAGAGTCACACAACAAAATCTGTGCAAACAAAACATGTCGTGAGCATCTTTTGGCATTCACATGTAACAAGCTCCACAAATATTTCCCCAGCCAATGCAGAAGTGTTTGGACTGTgccaaaacataaaaaaaagccctgcacCACACTTCCAGGGCTAAGGGTGGTTTTTATGGGGAAGTCTATTTATCACAGTTTTCCATGCAAACACCACACTTCCTCTTACTGTATCTTCTCAGTACCTAGTACTACTGGACTAGATAGACTATGCACCCTTAGCATAGAATGTGGTAATGCTTTCCAGATCCTAGACTAAGTGAAAAACTCCATCTGAACAAGACATGGTACTACCTGTTTTCCCTGTGCTCTCTTATGCAGGAAACCGGGCCTTTTTCCTCAGTCAGGATAACTTTATgacctgggcagcagggacaaaaTCTTGCAGGCTTGCAGGGCATCCACAACTAGGCAACTACTAAAAGTTCATACTTAGTTGGGAAAAAATTGAGACAACTCTTTCCATAAAACTTGAGAACAAAGCTGGCATAAGCTGTGTATATCTACTCAAATATTTATCTCTAATATCCTAAAGGGGAAACTTTCTCTTAGTTATGCCAGGATATCTGTCAAACACCCAAGAGTGGGCTTATTTTCTGGATTTAGGACTTCACACGATGATTTCCCAGATAAACAGAGGAATTCATGATGGTATCTACCACAAATAAGTGAGAACGACAAGAAATAGCAGAATCTTGTTGTGATCTGTCTGGTATTTCACTGTATTGAGCAATTGTAACTGCATCTCAGGGTGAGATGCAGTTACATCCAATGAAGATGATTATGCAGCTGTGGGCTATTTCGCTGATACCTTGTAAAGGAGACATCACACTGCTGGGGTTCTTTATAATGTGGCTTCCTCTGTATTCATTGCAACTGCAGGCATAACCTCAAAGCCTCACCCAGACTGATTCTCAATGGGCTAAGGTGCGTTACACCTTGTAAAAGatgctatttttgttttgacaaaCTGGAGAAATAACTTCCTTCCCTCCTTATTCAAGGTAACTCATCTGAGTTTACCACCTAAAAACTAGAAGACACACTCCTACATATGGCCACCCTGAAGAATGGTGTGCCTTCAGACACCATCAAAGCCAATCCACAACAACCCATAGAAGTTTTCCCCAAATCCTACCAGCTCAGGATGATTGGGAAGGCCACACTTTTTGCAGGGCTCATCATCATCAGCAGGTGgagcttcttcttcttcctcttcctcctcttcttcctcctcctcagagtTTTTTTCACTCTCAGAGTCCTCAGTCTCTTCATTACTTGAGTATTTCCACCTGCCACGTGTCCGCGTACCCGTCCACCGAACTTTGCTTCTCTGTGAGACaccatttcaaagaaaaaacacaaaggaagCCCACAGAGTTTCTTCtcagatcttaaaaaaatatttgcctccAGAGTAAAGTGATTCATTTCAGTCAGAACAGCTGCAGTAAATTTACAGCAGAGCATTTCAATGAATATATTGTCTAAGATCCTTAAAATGCAACCagataaaggggaaaaattgcATCTACATACAGAAATCTTCAAGTAAGATATAAAAGTAGGAAGACAAATTTTTCCACTCAGaccatttttttctattttgacCATGCCAAATTCATAGCGAACACGGTAAATTCCACACTTaaattttctgactttttcaTGATAACTTGCTTCAACCCAAAgagaatcttttttttctcccacctGCCTCCCAAAGAgtttatgcattttattttactttggaaaatgtgtttgtttctgaaataaGATCACTGAATCTTTTAAATGCATAACTTCCATCTAGGTCTTCTTTCATACTTCTactttttcactgttttccttAAGTGAAACATGATTCAGTTGGTGATTCTTTTTTGCTAATCAAAGGGGCATCTACCCCCTTCTATAATATACCATATTATGAATGAAAGTATTTTGAATATATATTAccatattttgaataaaaaccAGGTTTCAATCAAAAATCAGAAGACTATTCTGAACTACTTAAACTACTTTATGCAACTAAGATATTTTAGATTTAAAGCAACATGTCAAACacaaaaaacttttattcccaTTGACTGACTTGCATCTCACACCCATCATTCTCTCACAACTTATTTCCCCCTTCCCACAGAcactaaaaccagaaaataattcttccagctttttaaattcaaattattttttggaTTTTGACTAAATTATTCACAGACCTGAATAAACTAAAATGCACAAAATAGTCTATTTCTCCTGCAGGATGGACTCATACCAAAGCAACATTTGTCATATTggtaaaattttgtttcaggtTCTTAACATCAGTTTCTAGCTATTTGGAGATTTTACTGTTTCTTAAGCTTTAGCAGCAAAGGTACTTCAAATTCATTACAGAGTCTCAGTTTAGGCTATGGATTCATCATACAGCAGCACAACTTCAAATTGGTTTTTATAAGACCCATctttacaaagaaaaggaaCCCCAAGATAAAAAGTACGCTACTAAAGATCCTGGTATTCTTCATCCTGTTTAAATGACAGAAGCTTAACAGCCTCAAACTTCTTCCTCTATCGTAACTATTTTAGAAAAGTAAACATCTTTAGATCTCTTGCTCTTTCACAAACAGAAATCAAGTTAAAACAGTTAAAATAACTCTAGCAACAGTACCTCAAAAATCTAATAACTTTCAGGACTTACAATCCCTCTTATTTtcacatgttttcttttttaattcaaatcttcaaatgaaaaatttagttttcatttccctgtgtATGTGACAGCATTTTTCAGTATAGATGTTACCATTCACTGAAAAATCAActgtttgttcattttattaAGGTTATCCAATATACCAGTATGTGAAAGAAACTTTCTTTTACATTCTAAACGAGTGAATGCTTTGGGACATACCAGTATGTGAAAGAAACTTTCTTTCACATTCTAAATGAGTGAATGCTTTGGGAAAACTACGTCAGTCAAAAATATGTTGCAGTGGAAAATTAATAGGATTTTATaagttgatttttaaaagtacacttaaaaaatacaaagtcaTCATTCGTCCTTTGTTTTGTGCTGCATATCCAGCAAAAACAGAAGATAAATTAATAAAGGGTTATTTATAAATACACAGTCTCAGAAGCACACCATGCAAATCTATGTTTAACTTTCTGTGATTATATTTACATCACGTACTTTAAAAGATCTCTTTTGCATATGAAGCAGAATCCTGCACTCACATTAAAATGTGTATCACGTATGTGAGAAAAGCTAAATTATATCATGAATTCACCACAATATCTTTAGCTTCACTTAGAAagctaaatatttatttagtcataatatttttattcttccgCATTTATTGGTTCCTTTTTAGCTTATGATCATTCTGACCAACCAGACACCAACAAGTATCCATCTAGTAAATCCAGAGAGATTACAAGTTTCTACTCAGCCACACAGCCAGACAGACTCACACCTGACCGTGCCATTTTTCATTAACACAAAATTCACTCAGGTTGATTTGGTCTACTTAGGTTGGTTTAAGTGACAGATTTTATAAACTGTCAAAGTTTATAAAAAGTCAACAGATATTAGCACTCTTTTAAATTGCTTGAGTTCACTAACTGGATTGCAAAGCTAGTTTCTTGCAAAAGCTGACCAAAGGAACATAACCCTCAGTATTCCTACGTAAGAGTATATTCTCCTTATAGATAAGACTGGGGGTTTTCTTTACTCCCAAGtaataaaactgtatttacCTTGTTAACTTTAGAATTTGTCTCCTTCTCATGCTTTTTTGCATCTTCTTTTCGTTCTggtttttgtgctgctgcaggtttctcctcttcctcttcaggTCGCTTCTTCTCAGGCTTCTGATCCCGAGTCTCCACAACTTTGGGAGTAGGCTTGGATATTCTTGGTGACCGCCTTAATGTGCGGCCAATGCTGACCTCTTCTGGAGGTGTTTCCGTCTTTCTCTTCCGACTAGAGATCCTGATTGTTAgtttaattccttctttttgtctttcagaagttatttctttattttctgttgcacaggtttcttcttcagaaactagcttatatttaaatttgcttttaggTACTGGAGATTCCTTTTTACTCTCTGAGGAGTCCTCTAGATTAGACACACGGGCATCATCTAATATATCTGTCTCTGTTTTGGCAGCTTCTGGCTCTTCCTCTTGTTTTTCTGAGCTGGATTTTTCTTCTACTTTGCTCTCCTCAGGTAGAGCCATTTTACTATCAGAGTCCTCCTCTTCTGGAACAGGTTTCTCTACTGTAACAGGTGAAGTGGATGCAGGAGGTATCTCAGCAGCTTTTGGAGAGTCGTTTTTCTCCTCAGGCTCATCTTTACTTTTCAAAGTCTCTTCATCAGCCAGTGCAAGCGTAGGCAgttctgcaggagcagatgcATTTGGGGACATCTCTGGCTTCTCTGAACATTCTTTGGGTGGTGGCATGCTGTCATTTTTGAGATCAGTGGCTTGTTTCTCTTCAGTTGTTTTGGCACAGTCTTCAGAGTTTGAAGCCTCTTCTGCTACTGTCTCAGTAGTTGTGCTGTCAAGGGACTCTTTTTCCACAGGACTAGACTCCTCCTTTGAAGGCACTTTCTGATTAGAAACCTCAGAGACCACAGCCCCAATCTCTTTCAGCACAGTTACTGCATTTTTCTCAATCTCACACGTTTTTATAACAGAATTTAGGGAGTCTGATActttttccccactttttccatttttctcttttaatgaGGTGCTGTCCTCCATAGCACTAGCAGAGTGCTCTGACTTACTATTTTGTATGACACTCGGGGTTATTTTTTCACAGCTAACCTCTCCATTTACTAGCACTTTCCCATCAGGACATAGAGCAGTAATGGTAGGGACTCTCTTAAAAGCTTCTTCTTCTGgtttcccttcttccttcaaCACATCCTTTGTTGGAGTAACACATTTACACAGGGGCCCTTTTATTGGACTGTCATAGTCATCTGTCAGTTTGATTTCTCGCTTTTTAAGTGGTATTTTTGCCTGTTGGtcatttttaagtttttcacTTTCTTCCACAGATTTCTCCACAATTTCTTGTGGAGTTTTGACATTAACACAAAATTCTAACCTCTCTGGCTCATGAACTGCTATTTTGTCCATACAGCTTTTCACTTCTTTTAGGTCTTTGGGTTCcgttttgttttccttcacctCTACTTTAACAGGCTTGACGTTTTCCTTAAAGGAGTCACTTTCTTCCTTAacagtttgcttttcttcattgtGTTCTGAAGGTTTTTCTAATTTCACTATTACTGGCagttttataatttctttttcttccactttctcaattttaagtgcattttcatcttctttgaccgcaggaggaggaaggcttTCCGGTTCCACTGActgttcctctccctcctctttttcttctttgattttCAATTGATTTTCTGttgacagagaaaaacagctaaGAAACAACCAAGGGATCTATAGGATTACAGAGAACTTCATCAAAACACAGGCATGCCTAAAACACCCAACAGCCCAAGTCTCACACAAAGGAGTCTTCTCTTACTGAATTAGTAGAAATCTAGCTTGTCTAACAGTGTCATTAAACAAGTGGGCTGACAATTTTTAGCTACAGAACCACTGTTCAGTCTAGTTATATATCAAGATAAACCTGAATTTCAGAAGCCAGCAGCAGAACTCTAGATTTATCCTTCCTTCAACACACATCTCAGTTCCTTCTTCAGTATTACCACAATAAAACCTAGGCAGAGGCATGAAATCTCACTTGAGTCTCTGGGctatttcagaaaacagaacatgGTGTAAGATTCCATGGCCTTCAAGAGAAATTCCTCAGAGAAATGAATCCCCTGTTTGtacatgtttttatttcaagataCACTTAAGTATTGTATTTCAACAGTTCAGAGAAAAGACATTCAGCGTTATGGCTTATGGCAAAATTCATCTAGGTTCTCCAGGCAATGACTACATCTCCTACATGCAGACAATATTCTACACTCACTTCAtcagcagtttttaaaacaagcaaTGAATAGTAGCATATCCCAGGAAACCTGCAGAGCTTAAAGAATCAGTTTATTCCACTTTGCTAACTCAGATTTAGATCATTAGGGCTTGAAGTACAGTTCCAGCATCTAGAATAAACCATGCAGCTATTTTGTCACTATGCACCTCAGCTTGTTATTTTTACTACAGCCTCTTGATGCTTTAGGATTTTGTATTTTACCAACCATTTTGTGTCAGCCAGAAACAGAACTAATTAGAAGACACAAATACAATAACACTGTATATaccaggacagcagctcctgccacctgGAAGATGTTTTTGCAGGCATGCCACAACTGCAAaca
Proteins encoded:
- the RSF1 gene encoding remodeling and spacing factor 1, whose protein sequence is MAAAAAAAPPAPSPPPPAPAGPRCPGSWPNFAVVCSFLERYGALLDLPELPFPELERVLQPPQEPGDQVPKELVELHLKLMRKIGKSVTADRWEKYLIKICQEFNSTWAWEMEKKGYLEMSVECKLGILKYLCECQFDDNLKFKNIINEEDADAMRLQPIGRDKDGLMYWYQLDQEHNVRMYIEEQDDQDGSTWKCIVRNRNELAETLELLKAQIDPALLKNSNSQQENSSRESPSIEDEDTKKGEEAATQENQLKIKEEKEEGEEQSVEPESLPPPAVKEDENALKIEKVEEKEIIKLPVIVKLEKPSEHNEEKQTVKEESDSFKENVKPVKVEVKENKTEPKDLKEVKSCMDKIAVHEPERLEFCVNVKTPQEIVEKSVEESEKLKNDQQAKIPLKKREIKLTDDYDSPIKGPLCKCVTPTKDVLKEEGKPEEEAFKRVPTITALCPDGKVLVNGEVSCEKITPSVIQNSKSEHSASAMEDSTSLKEKNGKSGEKVSDSLNSVIKTCEIEKNAVTVLKEIGAVVSEVSNQKVPSKEESSPVEKESLDSTTTETVAEEASNSEDCAKTTEEKQATDLKNDSMPPPKECSEKPEMSPNASAPAELPTLALADEETLKSKDEPEEKNDSPKAAEIPPASTSPVTVEKPVPEEEDSDSKMALPEESKVEEKSSSEKQEEEPEAAKTETDILDDARVSNLEDSSESKKESPVPKSKFKYKLVSEEETCATENKEITSERQKEGIKLTIRISSRKRKTETPPEEVSIGRTLRRSPRISKPTPKVVETRDQKPEKKRPEEEEEKPAAAQKPERKEDAKKHEKETNSKVNKRSKVRWTGTRTRGRWKYSSNEETEDSESEKNSEEEEEEEEEEEEEAPPADDDEPCKKCGLPNHPELILLCDSCDSGYHTACLRPPLMIIPDGEWFCPPCQHKLLCEKLEEQLQDLDVVLKKKERAERRKERLVYVGISIENIIPPQEPEIPEGQEEKKKDSKKPKSKLERRSTRTRKCISYRFDEFDEAIDEAIEDDIKEADGGGIGRGKDMSNITGHRGKDISTILEEERKENKRPQRAAAARRKKRRRLNDLDSDSNMDEEESEDEFKISDGSQDEFVISEENLDESEDDPPSNEDSDSEFCARISRRHLSRPMRQSRRLRRKTVKKKYSEDDEDEESEDNSSRESESGDYTDYSDDDYLETRRRRSRRNQKRQVNYKEDSESDGSQKSVRYGKELRRVHKRRLSTSDSEESYTSKNSEDDESTKESKRLIRKRRRSTDDYSEEGGEDEEEEGKPVRKRLNRIETDEEDACENLNDDAETPAPADKLPAAQAPQDNPKKHCYRIESDDEDDFDNVGKVESPLDYSLVDLPSTNGQSPGKTIENLIGKPSEKTQAPKDSTASASLAPNGTGSGQEAVGPEEDEDELLRVTDLVDYVCNSEQL